A window of Atribacteraceae bacterium contains these coding sequences:
- a CDS encoding Fur family transcriptional regulator, which translates to MKDLPETDKASPKEVLCLYEIRVTPSRIGVLEVLQQSDHALTAEELYNLLVNRIPGVGRATVYRNIALLEAKGLLKKVHQEKECHGYFLSRQRNGHFITCQNCGIVQEIPCGEPDNFFQAVRKKTGFHIIDHLMGLSGMCPQCR; encoded by the coding sequence ATGAAGGATTTACCGGAAACCGATAAAGCTAGTCCAAAAGAGGTTCTTTGTCTTTATGAGATCCGGGTAACCCCATCCCGGATCGGAGTTCTGGAAGTCTTGCAGCAGAGCGACCATGCGCTCACCGCCGAGGAACTTTATAACCTGCTGGTGAATCGGATTCCTGGTGTCGGCCGGGCAACGGTTTATCGGAACATTGCGCTCCTTGAAGCAAAAGGTCTCTTAAAGAAAGTTCATCAGGAAAAAGAATGTCACGGTTATTTTCTTTCCCGTCAAAGAAATGGACATTTTATCACCTGTCAAAACTGCGGAATTGTTCAAGAAATTCCCTGTGGCGAACCGGATAACTTCTTTCAGGCGGTCCGGAAAAAAACCGGCTTCCACATCATCGATCACCTGATGGGCCTATCGGGGATGTGTCCGCAGTGCCGCTGA
- a CDS encoding metal ABC transporter substrate-binding protein gives MGMTQRFWNIVLGLLLCVVIVLIGVMPSTASTEPVLDVVASIAPLADMVYQVGGGRVAVHQIVPSGASPHTYEPIPSDLVSLSRADALFMIGLGYEKFIDPLIQEAGTRIPVFEVNEGIPVIYDEKDHHHSQDDEKDHHHSQGNPHIWLSLRNAQLMVEQIAEILGTLDPEGKAQYLQNAQEYQKELASLDEWFTEKSLTFTSREFVAAHAAWPYLAKDYGLHQAGSIERFPGREPTPREIRDLIESIQATGIRVVFAEPQLSQKAAVVLAEEAGVKMAILDPLGSFPDKPYLTIMRKNLETIAEVLR, from the coding sequence ATGGGTATGACGCAGCGTTTTTGGAACATAGTTCTCGGGCTATTGTTATGTGTGGTAATCGTCTTAATTGGGGTTATGCCGTCAACGGCCAGCACAGAACCGGTACTTGATGTCGTCGCTTCCATCGCTCCTTTGGCCGACATGGTTTACCAGGTAGGCGGCGGGCGGGTTGCGGTACACCAGATTGTTCCTTCCGGAGCAAGCCCGCACACCTATGAACCGATTCCTTCTGACCTGGTGAGCCTCAGCCGGGCCGATGCTTTATTCATGATCGGACTTGGCTATGAAAAGTTCATCGATCCCCTGATACAGGAGGCGGGAACCCGGATTCCGGTTTTCGAGGTAAACGAGGGCATACCTGTCATCTATGACGAAAAGGATCACCATCATAGCCAGGATGACGAAAAGGATCACCATCATAGCCAGGGTAACCCACACATCTGGCTCTCCCTGCGGAATGCACAGCTGATGGTTGAGCAGATTGCCGAGATTCTAGGCACGCTTGATCCGGAGGGTAAGGCCCAATATCTCCAAAACGCTCAGGAATACCAGAAAGAACTTGCTTCTTTAGATGAATGGTTTACTGAAAAAAGTTTAACCTTCACCTCCCGGGAATTCGTCGCCGCGCATGCCGCTTGGCCGTATCTTGCCAAAGATTATGGACTGCATCAGGCCGGAAGTATTGAACGTTTCCCAGGGCGCGAACCGACTCCCCGTGAAATCCGAGATTTGATTGAATCGATTCAGGCCACCGGGATCCGTGTCGTTTTCGCCGAGCCACAGCTAAGCCAAAAAGCGGCGGTCGTCTTGGCCGAGGAGGCCGGCGTGAAGATGGCCATTCTTGACCCCCTGGGAAGTTTTCCAGACAAACCGTATCTTACTATCATGAGAAAAAATCTGGAAACCATCGCTGAGGTTCTCCGATAA
- a CDS encoding metal ABC transporter ATP-binding protein, producing the protein MHPLIELEHVFFAYDHDDILTDISLTVEQGDFLALIGPNGSGKTTLLKIILGLLPPRQGKVLVFGKKPSQLNSRRSQIGYVPQNNSVDFRFPINVYDFILTGRFALIGPGKRPSSEDRKAVERTLEVVALESLQRMQIGKISGGQRQKMLIARALVHDPKILILDEPTTAVDLKSSETFYELLKKLRQWGMSILMVSHDVGVVARYADRIACINRQLVVHGRPEEIITAEILKKMYGKEAAFFHHGAIPHIVVGREPDERFARSTNGEK; encoded by the coding sequence TTGCATCCTCTGATAGAATTGGAACACGTTTTTTTCGCCTACGATCATGATGACATACTGACCGATATCTCGCTGACAGTCGAGCAGGGTGATTTTCTGGCGCTAATTGGCCCAAACGGATCTGGAAAAACCACCCTTCTGAAAATTATCCTGGGTTTACTCCCTCCCCGCCAAGGTAAGGTGCTCGTATTCGGTAAAAAACCGTCGCAACTGAACTCCCGGCGATCTCAAATCGGCTATGTTCCCCAAAACAACTCGGTTGACTTTCGTTTTCCCATTAACGTTTATGACTTTATCCTGACCGGACGCTTTGCCCTCATCGGGCCTGGAAAACGCCCATCCAGCGAAGACCGAAAAGCGGTCGAAAGAACGCTTGAGGTGGTGGCCCTTGAATCGTTGCAGAGAATGCAAATCGGGAAAATATCCGGTGGTCAGAGACAAAAAATGCTTATCGCCCGAGCCCTGGTTCATGATCCAAAGATACTGATATTAGACGAACCGACAACAGCAGTTGACCTGAAATCCAGTGAAACTTTTTATGAACTATTAAAGAAGCTTCGCCAGTGGGGGATGAGCATTCTCATGGTATCCCATGATGTGGGGGTTGTTGCCCGATACGCGGACCGTATCGCCTGTATCAACCGTCAACTGGTGGTTCACGGTCGACCTGAGGAAATAATCACCGCCGAAATCCTGAAGAAGATGTACGGGAAAGAAGCAGCGTTCTTCCATCACGGAGCCATTCCCCATATCGTCGTCGGCCGGGAACCTGATGAACGCTTTGCACGATCCACGAATGGAGAGAAATGA
- a CDS encoding metal ABC transporter permease, with protein sequence MTDLLNILQYTFMQRAILAGIVAGVMCSIVGVYVVLKRLSFMGAGISHSAFGGVALGYLLGIDPMFTAIGFCVLSALGISFFSRRKIVREDTVIGIFYSASMGLGVFLTGYLRGYNVDLFGYLFGNILAVTISDLKIMTGVLAIVVFLVIFYYKELLSIVLDDETAAVSGIPVAFLNHLLAGLVAITIVVSLRVVGIILVSALIVIPSAAAMHMTDNFKTLMALSVTIGVLSCLTGLFLSYLLNTPSGATIILTATLIFVIAALRTSLRRAH encoded by the coding sequence ATGACTGATCTTTTGAATATCCTTCAATATACCTTTATGCAGCGGGCGATACTCGCAGGCATCGTTGCCGGGGTAATGTGTTCCATAGTCGGTGTATACGTGGTCCTGAAACGGCTCTCATTCATGGGTGCGGGGATTTCCCATTCCGCCTTCGGTGGCGTGGCTCTCGGCTATCTTCTGGGTATAGATCCTATGTTTACGGCGATTGGTTTTTGTGTGCTCAGCGCCCTGGGCATATCGTTTTTTTCCCGCCGGAAGATTGTTCGGGAAGATACGGTCATCGGCATTTTCTACTCGGCATCCATGGGTCTTGGAGTCTTTTTGACCGGATACCTTCGTGGGTATAATGTGGATTTATTTGGATACCTTTTCGGTAATATATTGGCGGTGACCATTTCCGACCTGAAGATTATGACCGGGGTCCTGGCTATCGTTGTCTTTCTCGTCATTTTCTACTATAAGGAATTGCTCAGTATAGTTCTTGATGACGAAACCGCCGCCGTATCCGGAATCCCGGTGGCTTTCCTCAACCACCTGCTGGCGGGGCTGGTGGCGATTACAATCGTAGTGTCTTTACGTGTCGTAGGAATTATTCTGGTTTCGGCGTTGATCGTTATTCCTTCTGCCGCCGCCATGCATATGACCGATAATTTTAAAACCCTGATGGCCCTCTCCGTAACGATCGGTGTTTTGTCTTGTCTGACTGGACTGTTTCTGTCCTATCTCCTGAATACACCTTCGGGAGCGACCATAATTCTGACCGCCACGCTGATTTTCGTGATCGCCGCCCTTCGTACATCTCTGAGAAGAGCCCATTAG